The following proteins are encoded in a genomic region of Brachypodium distachyon strain Bd21 chromosome 1, Brachypodium_distachyon_v3.0, whole genome shotgun sequence:
- the LOC100841902 gene encoding aspartyl protease family protein At5g10770 isoform X2, with the protein MAFPLLLCVLVCSYCSVALGGNEHGFVVVPTSSFVPAAACSTPIGVGNPDPTRASVPLAHRHGPCAPKGSSATDKKKPSFAERLRSDRARADHILRKASGRRMMSEGGGASIPTYLGGFVDSLEYVVTLGIGTPAVQQTVLIDTGSDLSWVQCKPCNASDCYPQKDPLFDPSKSSTFATIPCASDACKQLPVDGYDNGCTNNTSGMPPQCGYAIEYGNGAITEGVYSTETLALGSSAVVKSFRFGCGSDQHGPYDKFDGLLGLGGAPESLVSQTASVYGGAFSYCLPPLNSGAGFLTLGAPNSTNNSNSGFVFTPMHAFSPKIATFYVVTLTGISVGGKALDIPPAVFAKGNIVDSGTVITGIPTTAYKALRTAFRSAMAEYPLLPPADSALDTCYNFTGHGTVTVPKVALTFVGGATVDLDVPSGVLVEDCLAFADAGDGSFGIIGNVNTRTIEVLYDSGKGHLGFRAGAC; encoded by the exons ATGGCTTTCCCTCTGCTCCTGTGCGTCCTGGTATGCAGCTACTGTTCAGTCGCACTTGGAGGCAACGAGCACGGGTTTGTAGTGGTGCCAACCAGCTCGTTCgtgccagcagcagcatgctCCACACCAATTGGAG TTGGAAATCCTGATCCAACCCGTGCGTCGGTGCCCCTGGCACACCGACACGGGCCGTGCGCGCCCAAGGGTTCCAGTGCCACGGACAAGAAGAAGCCATCTTTCGCCGAGAGGCTCCGCAGCGACCGAGCCCGCGCCGATCACATCCTACGGAAGGCCTCGGGCCGGCGCATGATGtccgaaggcggcggcgccagcaTCCCGACGTACCTGGGCGGCTTCGTGGACTCGCTGGAGTACGTGGTGACGCTGGGCATCGGCACGCCGGCCGTGCAGCAGACGGTGCTCATCGACACGGGAAGCGACCTCTCCTGGGTGCAGTGCAAGCCCTGCAACGCCAGCGACTGCTACCCGCAGAAGGACCCCTTATTCGACCCGAGCAAGTCCTCCACGTTCGCCACGATCCCCTGCGCGTCCGACGCGTGCAAGCAGCTCCCCGTCGACGGCTACGACAACGGCTGCACCAATAACACCTCTGGAATGCCTCCTCAATGCGGCTACGCCATCGAGTACGGTAACGGCGCGATCACGGAGGGGGTGTACAGCACGGAGACGCTGGCACTGGGCTCGAGCGCCGTAGTGAAGAGCTTCCGCTTCGGGTGCGGCAGCGACCAGCACGGGCCCTACGACAAGTTCGACGGGCTCCTCGGGCTCGGGGGCGCGCCGGAGTCGCTCGTGTCGCAGACGGCATCCGTCTACGGCGGCGCCTTCTCCTACTGCCTCCCGCCGCTCAACAGCGGCGCCGGGTTCCTCACCCTCGGCGCGCCCAACAGCACCAACAACAGCAATTCCGGCTTCGTGTTCACCCCGATGCACGCGTTCTCGCCGAAAATCGCCACGTTCTACGTGGTGACGCTCACGGGGATCAGCGTGGGCGGGAAAGCGCTGGACATCCCGCCCGCCGTGTTCGCCAAGGGCAACATCGTCGACTCGGGTACGGTCATCACGGGGATCCCGACTACAGCCTACAAGGCGCTGCGGACGGCGTTCAGGAGCGCCATGGCTGAGTACCCGTTATTGCCGCCCGCGGACAGCGCGCTCGACACGTGCTACAACTTCACGGGTCACGGCACTGTCACCGTGCCCAAGGTGGCTCTCACGTTCGTTGGTGGAGCAACCGTGGACCTCGACGTGCCGTCGGGGGTGCTCGTGGAAGACTGCCTCGCCTTCGCTGATGCGGGTGACGGCAGTTTCGGGATCATCGGGAATGTCAATACGCGGACCATCGAGGTGCTTTATGATTCTGGCAAGGGACACCTCGGGTTCAGGGCCGGTGCCTGCTGA
- the LOC100841902 gene encoding aspartyl protease family protein At5g10770 isoform X1 — MAFPLLLCVLVCSYCSVALGGNEHGFVVVPTSSFVPAAACSTPIGVSVGNPDPTRASVPLAHRHGPCAPKGSSATDKKKPSFAERLRSDRARADHILRKASGRRMMSEGGGASIPTYLGGFVDSLEYVVTLGIGTPAVQQTVLIDTGSDLSWVQCKPCNASDCYPQKDPLFDPSKSSTFATIPCASDACKQLPVDGYDNGCTNNTSGMPPQCGYAIEYGNGAITEGVYSTETLALGSSAVVKSFRFGCGSDQHGPYDKFDGLLGLGGAPESLVSQTASVYGGAFSYCLPPLNSGAGFLTLGAPNSTNNSNSGFVFTPMHAFSPKIATFYVVTLTGISVGGKALDIPPAVFAKGNIVDSGTVITGIPTTAYKALRTAFRSAMAEYPLLPPADSALDTCYNFTGHGTVTVPKVALTFVGGATVDLDVPSGVLVEDCLAFADAGDGSFGIIGNVNTRTIEVLYDSGKGHLGFRAGAC; from the exons ATGGCTTTCCCTCTGCTCCTGTGCGTCCTGGTATGCAGCTACTGTTCAGTCGCACTTGGAGGCAACGAGCACGGGTTTGTAGTGGTGCCAACCAGCTCGTTCgtgccagcagcagcatgctCCACACCAATTGGAG TTTCAGTTGGAAATCCTGATCCAACCCGTGCGTCGGTGCCCCTGGCACACCGACACGGGCCGTGCGCGCCCAAGGGTTCCAGTGCCACGGACAAGAAGAAGCCATCTTTCGCCGAGAGGCTCCGCAGCGACCGAGCCCGCGCCGATCACATCCTACGGAAGGCCTCGGGCCGGCGCATGATGtccgaaggcggcggcgccagcaTCCCGACGTACCTGGGCGGCTTCGTGGACTCGCTGGAGTACGTGGTGACGCTGGGCATCGGCACGCCGGCCGTGCAGCAGACGGTGCTCATCGACACGGGAAGCGACCTCTCCTGGGTGCAGTGCAAGCCCTGCAACGCCAGCGACTGCTACCCGCAGAAGGACCCCTTATTCGACCCGAGCAAGTCCTCCACGTTCGCCACGATCCCCTGCGCGTCCGACGCGTGCAAGCAGCTCCCCGTCGACGGCTACGACAACGGCTGCACCAATAACACCTCTGGAATGCCTCCTCAATGCGGCTACGCCATCGAGTACGGTAACGGCGCGATCACGGAGGGGGTGTACAGCACGGAGACGCTGGCACTGGGCTCGAGCGCCGTAGTGAAGAGCTTCCGCTTCGGGTGCGGCAGCGACCAGCACGGGCCCTACGACAAGTTCGACGGGCTCCTCGGGCTCGGGGGCGCGCCGGAGTCGCTCGTGTCGCAGACGGCATCCGTCTACGGCGGCGCCTTCTCCTACTGCCTCCCGCCGCTCAACAGCGGCGCCGGGTTCCTCACCCTCGGCGCGCCCAACAGCACCAACAACAGCAATTCCGGCTTCGTGTTCACCCCGATGCACGCGTTCTCGCCGAAAATCGCCACGTTCTACGTGGTGACGCTCACGGGGATCAGCGTGGGCGGGAAAGCGCTGGACATCCCGCCCGCCGTGTTCGCCAAGGGCAACATCGTCGACTCGGGTACGGTCATCACGGGGATCCCGACTACAGCCTACAAGGCGCTGCGGACGGCGTTCAGGAGCGCCATGGCTGAGTACCCGTTATTGCCGCCCGCGGACAGCGCGCTCGACACGTGCTACAACTTCACGGGTCACGGCACTGTCACCGTGCCCAAGGTGGCTCTCACGTTCGTTGGTGGAGCAACCGTGGACCTCGACGTGCCGTCGGGGGTGCTCGTGGAAGACTGCCTCGCCTTCGCTGATGCGGGTGACGGCAGTTTCGGGATCATCGGGAATGTCAATACGCGGACCATCGAGGTGCTTTATGATTCTGGCAAGGGACACCTCGGGTTCAGGGCCGGTGCCTGCTGA